The Desulfobulbaceae bacterium genome has a segment encoding these proteins:
- a CDS encoding response regulator codes for MKTVLVVDDEVFFRDRLCKALQKRDFTVFSAANYEEALSLVQSQKPDMGIFDLKMPGKNGLELLKDALSSHQEMKIIVLTGYGSIATAIDAVKMGALSYIAKPADVDDILNAFTKISDDLTDIDAENLVAPSLARTEWEHINRVLHDCDDNISSAAKCLGIHRRTLQRKLQKYPPKK; via the coding sequence ATGAAAACTGTTTTAGTCGTTGATGACGAGGTGTTTTTCCGTGATCGTTTGTGCAAAGCACTGCAGAAAAGAGATTTCACAGTGTTCTCAGCCGCTAATTATGAGGAAGCCTTGAGCTTAGTGCAGTCCCAAAAACCTGATATGGGAATTTTTGATTTGAAAATGCCCGGTAAAAACGGACTTGAACTCCTTAAGGACGCCCTTAGTTCACATCAGGAGATGAAGATCATAGTACTTACAGGATACGGAAGTATTGCAACTGCAATTGACGCCGTCAAAATGGGAGCATTATCATATATTGCCAAACCAGCCGACGTTGACGACATTCTCAATGCCTTTACAAAAATATCAGACGATCTGACGGATATTGATGCGGAGAACCTGGTAGCACCGTCGCTGGCCCGTACTGAATGGGAACACATTAACAGAGTTCTTCATGACTGTGATGACAATATATCCTCGGCCGCAAAATGCCTTGGAATTCACCGAAGAACATTACAAAGAAAACTGCAAAAATATCCCCCGAAGAAATAA
- a CDS encoding polysaccharide deacetylase family protein, giving the protein MFSHVFRCHLFIVILLVFLLRGYSFAATENSATIFIYHKFGEDKYPTTNVALDRFEEQMQFLRDNSYQVISLADLIAYLKNKGAKPLPEKTVVITIDDGYVSTYTGAWPILKKYRYPFTVFLYVKAVDSGYRNFLTWEQVKEMRSAGVDFQPHTYSHLRLGSWSKEVDESGYREWISTDLKHGYKVFEANLGVRPRFLALPYGEYNSIIIDEARKNGMEAVFSQDPGSISSSTDPYRVPREPILGNDWSTMDHFKQVLDRVDLPVTDMYPPIIPFRDNAPDSFCATVNDINSFNSGSFGIYVSELGWKAAQVEKNRVCIKNEEALTRRTNRVAISARKKDSGSTAIHYWLLINPSLQAPPD; this is encoded by the coding sequence ATGTTTTCTCATGTATTTAGATGTCATCTTTTCATTGTAATACTGTTGGTCTTTTTGTTGCGAGGCTATTCATTTGCAGCCACCGAAAATTCAGCTACAATTTTCATCTATCATAAGTTTGGTGAAGATAAATACCCGACAACCAACGTTGCGCTTGATCGTTTTGAAGAACAGATGCAGTTCCTGCGGGATAATTCTTATCAGGTAATTTCCTTGGCAGACTTGATTGCCTATTTAAAAAACAAGGGTGCTAAGCCGCTACCAGAAAAAACTGTCGTTATTACCATTGATGATGGCTATGTCAGCACCTACACCGGCGCCTGGCCAATTCTTAAGAAGTATCGTTATCCGTTTACTGTTTTTTTATATGTAAAAGCTGTTGATTCCGGATATAGAAACTTTCTGACTTGGGAGCAGGTCAAAGAGATGCGATCAGCGGGTGTCGATTTTCAACCTCATACCTATAGTCATCTGCGCTTGGGCAGTTGGAGTAAAGAGGTGGATGAATCTGGCTATAGAGAATGGATCTCCACAGACCTTAAGCACGGATATAAAGTTTTTGAGGCCAACCTCGGGGTTAGGCCACGTTTTTTGGCACTGCCTTATGGAGAGTATAATTCTATTATCATTGATGAAGCTCGGAAAAATGGTATGGAGGCCGTTTTCAGTCAGGATCCTGGTTCGATAAGCAGTTCAACCGATCCATATAGAGTTCCAAGAGAGCCGATTCTGGGAAATGATTGGTCGACTATGGATCATTTCAAACAGGTCCTTGATCGGGTTGATCTTCCTGTAACCGATATGTATCCGCCAATTATTCCTTTCAGGGATAATGCACCGGATAGTTTTTGTGCAACTGTGAACGATATAAATTCATTTAATTCTGGATCTTTTGGTATTTATGTGAGTGAGTTAGGCTGGAAAGCAGCGCAGGTCGAAAAGAATCGCGTCTGTATCAAAAATGAAGAGGCGTTGACAAGAAGGACAAACAGGGTTGCCATAAGTGCCCGTAAAAAGGACAGTGGCTCAACAGCAATTCATTATTGGCTGCTGATAAACCCTAGTTTGCAAGCACCTCCCGATTAG
- a CDS encoding glucosaminidase domain-containing protein — MPIHTLKELLRDFDSRLNVFVKLLLISSVFICLIVLLNDGSRLFNQYVLGIYYSDSPLEYTHITVSPDVDLEVVLKRHNLWDIEEYDEITPVVLTRFPLPNLDKEISDRKKGFFHALLPAALIAQAEVELERQLITESIAQIGEEAAAIDFDLDTDFWQKNLSGAAVSRLVSISGKYEETNAASLLTKVDVIPVSLILAQSAIESAWGVSRFAVNGNNLFGIWTWGENGMIPQKRDSDKNHRVSVFVSILDSVRAYTLIINKVAAYELFREIRTETRDPLKLADGLINYSSRRNLYVTDVKNMINQNNLKSYDTNSIAFN, encoded by the coding sequence ATGCCTATTCATACACTAAAAGAGTTGCTGCGCGATTTTGATTCCCGGTTAAACGTCTTTGTGAAGTTATTGCTGATTTCCAGTGTATTTATCTGCCTGATTGTGCTGTTAAATGATGGCAGCCGCCTTTTTAACCAATATGTTCTTGGTATCTATTACTCTGACAGTCCTCTTGAGTATACCCATATTACAGTGAGCCCGGATGTAGATCTTGAAGTGGTTTTAAAAAGACATAATTTGTGGGACATAGAAGAGTACGATGAAATTACACCCGTGGTGCTAACCCGTTTTCCTTTGCCGAACCTTGATAAAGAAATCAGTGATCGTAAAAAGGGATTTTTTCACGCTCTTTTGCCTGCAGCATTGATTGCTCAGGCCGAAGTTGAATTGGAACGTCAGTTAATCACTGAATCAATTGCTCAAATAGGTGAAGAGGCTGCAGCAATTGATTTTGATCTGGATACAGACTTCTGGCAGAAAAACCTGTCGGGTGCTGCTGTTTCTAGACTTGTATCTATTTCAGGAAAATATGAAGAGACAAACGCTGCCTCCTTGTTGACGAAGGTAGATGTTATTCCTGTAAGTCTTATTCTTGCTCAGTCTGCAATAGAGTCCGCCTGGGGAGTTTCTCGTTTTGCTGTTAATGGTAACAATCTGTTCGGCATCTGGACCTGGGGCGAGAATGGTATGATCCCCCAAAAAAGGGATTCCGATAAGAATCATCGGGTGTCAGTTTTTGTGTCAATTCTAGACTCCGTTAGGGCATATACATTGATCATAAATAAGGTGGCGGCCTATGAGCTATTTAGAGAGATTCGAACTGAGACGCGCGATCCACTTAAACTTGCAGATGGTTTGATTAACTATTCATCGCGTCGTAATCTTTATGTTACAGACGTGAAGAACATGATCAACCAAAATAATTTGAAAAGTTACGATACCAATTCCATCGCATTTAATTGA